In Luteolibacter sp. Y139, a genomic segment contains:
- a CDS encoding malectin domain-containing carbohydrate-binding protein, translated as MKLSPQLLFPSTVPFHRLGLLAAILSLAPVVSEGAAAARLTINSGSGSLETSSTNTGGSFQLENLSTSGEKILSAKIDLSTAILPDVVFDPAGTAGDPDGKEFQLDSFSGTGTPTHAFESPHDGIGSADGYDVLRVDFGAGVSFGAGKTMTFSSDIDPTSVKGAPPPGPDHAASVSGLEVIGATVTVTFDNGTTRVVRMGGVTGSSNSNKMSQGVLSASNLATPTIAVTGKTSPFTVNSYPTVRVTGPAGATVRLWVVHTELHIIGSGYDVEPYETNKAVAYGFNTATIGAGGFVDVVATLAHADAPEGIKVLSAVLVDGSGDRSSCSNILTIDYDPGGSGSSDTEAPGVPGNFAVNSATAASVTLGWSASTDNVAVAGYRVYRGATEIGTTQQTTFTDTGRSPSTLYTYQVKAYDAAGNHSGAASLSVTTPADTVAPTRPGSLNANTGNGTVQLTWNASTDEVGVTGYRIRRNGNPTPIATVGALTYADAGLSNGTAYTYDVRAIDAAGNESTAATITATPTLSPSALLRVNVGSNASYVDPQGNTWAADYGSNTGYTDTNTAIITGTDKPALYQKRRIDRDSAPELTYGLAVPNGDYRVVLHFVEVVPSVSFVGGRVFDITAEGALAVDDFDIFARVGANTALAVEVPVTVTDGQLNIGFLHGTNNPVLSGIEVFTKPTVVVAPTFEEWLAQHGLAGQTAGDSDGGGANNLAEYELQLDPNDPADDLAFRVRCEASGGGIVVHLPGLKPLGNYYLHRSGGLSNLADSANRVVTFTRAQIEAMTPQQRAEQSVSLTPAGGRGFCQVFFEPVGE; from the coding sequence ATGAAGCTGTCCCCCCAACTGCTTTTCCCATCCACCGTGCCGTTTCACCGGCTTGGCCTGTTGGCCGCGATCCTGTCCTTGGCTCCCGTTGTTAGTGAAGGTGCTGCCGCCGCGCGGCTTACCATCAATAGCGGCAGCGGCAGTCTCGAAACCTCCAGCACCAACACCGGCGGATCGTTCCAGTTAGAGAACCTGTCGACCTCCGGTGAGAAGATCCTCTCCGCGAAGATCGACCTGAGCACCGCGATCCTGCCGGACGTCGTCTTCGATCCCGCGGGCACGGCGGGTGATCCGGATGGCAAGGAATTCCAGCTCGATTCATTTTCCGGCACTGGCACGCCCACCCACGCCTTCGAGTCGCCGCACGATGGCATCGGCAGCGCGGATGGCTACGATGTCCTTCGCGTCGACTTCGGCGCCGGGGTATCCTTTGGCGCGGGGAAAACGATGACCTTTTCCTCTGACATCGATCCCACCAGCGTGAAGGGCGCACCTCCTCCGGGGCCGGATCACGCGGCAAGCGTTTCCGGGCTGGAGGTCATTGGAGCCACCGTGACGGTCACCTTCGACAATGGAACTACGCGAGTCGTGCGCATGGGCGGCGTCACCGGAAGTTCTAACAGCAACAAGATGTCGCAGGGCGTCTTGTCCGCATCCAATCTGGCCACGCCAACCATCGCGGTGACGGGAAAGACATCGCCTTTCACCGTGAATTCCTATCCCACGGTGCGCGTCACCGGACCCGCGGGAGCCACGGTGAGACTGTGGGTGGTACACACCGAGCTCCACATCATCGGCAGTGGCTACGATGTCGAACCGTATGAGACGAACAAGGCGGTCGCTTATGGTTTCAATACGGCCACGATCGGTGCCGGTGGATTCGTCGATGTGGTGGCTACCTTGGCCCATGCCGATGCTCCAGAGGGAATCAAAGTGCTCTCCGCCGTGCTCGTGGACGGCAGCGGCGACCGCAGCTCGTGCTCTAACATCCTCACGATTGATTACGATCCCGGCGGCTCGGGCTCCAGCGATACCGAGGCTCCTGGCGTGCCCGGAAATTTCGCCGTCAATTCGGCCACTGCCGCAAGCGTGACCCTTGGCTGGTCCGCATCCACCGACAACGTCGCCGTGGCTGGCTATCGAGTCTATCGTGGAGCGACGGAGATCGGAACCACCCAGCAGACGACCTTCACTGACACCGGCCGCTCGCCTTCAACTTTATACACTTACCAAGTGAAAGCCTACGACGCCGCAGGCAATCACTCCGGCGCGGCATCGCTGTCCGTCACCACACCTGCCGACACCGTGGCGCCGACACGGCCCGGCTCCCTGAATGCCAACACTGGGAATGGCACCGTCCAGCTTACATGGAATGCATCCACCGATGAGGTGGGCGTGACCGGCTACCGCATCCGCCGCAACGGCAACCCGACTCCGATCGCGACGGTCGGTGCCCTCACTTACGCCGACGCGGGTCTATCCAATGGCACAGCCTACACCTACGACGTTAGAGCCATCGATGCCGCAGGAAATGAATCCACAGCGGCCACCATCACCGCCACCCCGACGCTTAGTCCTTCCGCGCTGTTGCGGGTGAATGTGGGAAGCAATGCCTCATATGTGGATCCTCAGGGAAACACTTGGGCGGCGGACTACGGTTCCAACACAGGTTACACTGATACGAACACCGCCATTATCACCGGCACCGACAAGCCAGCGCTCTATCAGAAGCGCCGCATCGACCGCGATTCCGCCCCTGAGCTGACCTACGGGCTGGCCGTGCCGAATGGCGACTACCGCGTGGTGCTGCATTTCGTGGAGGTCGTGCCCAGCGTTTCGTTTGTCGGCGGACGCGTGTTCGATATTACCGCCGAGGGCGCATTGGCGGTGGACGATTTCGACATCTTCGCCCGCGTCGGAGCGAACACGGCACTGGCGGTGGAAGTTCCTGTAACAGTGACCGACGGGCAGCTGAATATCGGCTTCCTGCACGGGACGAATAACCCGGTGCTATCCGGCATCGAGGTCTTCACGAAACCGACGGTCGTGGTTGCGCCGACCTTTGAGGAATGGCTCGCCCAGCACGGCTTGGCCGGGCAGACCGCCGGAGACTCGGACGGCGGTGGTGCCAACAACTTGGCGGAGTATGAACTTCAACTCGACCCGAATGATCCCGCCGACGACCTCGCGTTTCGCGTTCGTTGCGAAGCTTCCGGAGGTGGTATCGTGGTGCATCTTCCCGGGCTGAAGCCCCTGGGAAACTACTATCTGCATCGTAGTGGCGGTCTTTCCAATCTCGCGGATTCGGCCAATCGGGTCGTCACGTTCACGCGGGCACAGATCGAGGCGATGACGCCGCAGCAGCGGGCGGAGCAATCGGTGTCCCTCACGCCGGCGGGCGGACGCGGGTTTTGCCAGGTGTTCTTCGAGCCTGTCGGAGAGTAG